The genome window gtcttcgggctatgaggatgatgccctcaGACTATGACGTcttcggacaatgtggcgatgtttcagcccatgaaatgtaaAGGTGCTAATATCGATCACTTGATAAAGGAAACAGGTGATGCTCAGTCATATGTGAGAATGAGACGAGACAAGGATTAGTCTCGTATGGGATGAGGGCAGTGTTTTAACCcgatgcaaagagtggagacaatgcttaacatcttgcaaggaaaggcagtgcttatccTTATGTagtatggaggcagtgcttagcctcatgtagaGAATGGAGACGGTGTTTAGTCTCATACAAGTAGAGGCAGTGTTTAGCTTTATGCAATATGGAGGCATCGTTTGGCCTCATGCGaggaatagagacaatgcttagtctaatGCAAGGAacggcaatgcttagccttgtgcgGTGTGGAGGTAGTTCTTAGTTTCATGCAAAGagcggagacagtgtttagtATCATGCAAGAAAGGTAGTGttttagccttatgcagtatgGAGGCAATGCTCAACCCCATGCaaagaggttgcaatgtctcaaaagtATGTCACAGTCATCAATTCAACAAGTTTCTtcaaaattctgccctagtttaaatgcatacttctggcgATACATTCCTTGGCAATTCTAAACATGATGAGATAAGGCAAACATGAGTTCTTGCCCCAGTTTCTAACCATAGagggaatgaagattttattatgatgtgaccgaacctatagggctgcctacgtatcccctcttaaacgaaaataaggtcaagcgtagttcagttacatcaaatagaaagtgcaaacctAATCTTAAACATAGTATACTGAgtccgaattgataggttttggccaaatctctccatccagtTCTCCAAGTATAAGTGCCCCTCCTGTTaatactcgatgaaccatgtaagggccttgcagttgggtgagaatttcccctttgcttcatcctgatgtgggaagatctgTTTCAGTACtaattgccccggtgtgaattgccttgacctaacctttttgttgaaagctcttgccattctattctggtagaatCGACCATGACACATTGtgttcattctttttccatcaatgagagctagttttTCATACCAGTTCCGTACCCATTCTATATCTTTGAGCTCGGCTTCCTTTATGATTCTTAAGGAAGGGATCTCCACTTTGGCGGGAATGACGACTTCAGTACCGTAAACCAGTAGGTAGGGAGTTGCCCAATTGATGTATGAACTGTGGTTTGATACCCAAGCAAAGTAAATGGTAGCTTCttgtgccattgtttgtaattgtctatcattttcctcaatatattcttgatgttcttgttggcggcttctacggctccattcatttgcggcatgTATGCTGTAGAATTCcagtgcttgatcttgaatgtttcacacatagctTTCATCAAGCACTATTGAGATTGGtggcattgtcagtaatgattgattCAGGTACTCCAAATCAACAAACAATGCGGTCCCGGACAAAATCTGCTACGGCCTTCTTGGTTACAGCCTTATAggatgcggcttcaacccattttgtgaagtagtctatagccaccagaatgaacctatgTCCGTTTGAAGTAGCGGGTTTgattggtccgatgacatccatgccccaagtagAGAAAGGCCAGGGcaaactcgttgcattgagttcgttgggcgGCACTCATATCagatcagcatgtatctggcattggtgacacttttgaacatacaTTATGTAatatgtttccatagtcatccagaaataccctgcctttaatatcttcttggccaaaacgaaaccattcatgtaAGGTATgtaagttccggcatgtatttcctcgagcaatctaaATGCCTCCTTAGCATCGACACATTGCAATAATCCCAGGTCAGGAGTTCTTCTATacataattcctccactttgaaagaaattattggccaatcttcgaagcgtgcGCTTCTGAGTGTGGGTATCATTCTCTAGATGTTTTCCTTTTTCCATGTATTCCTTGatatcgtggaaccatggatttccgtcgaactcttcttcaacatgagcacaataagttggctgcttatgaattcctattgggatcggatcgatgaaattcttgtccttatgttgtatcatggaaaacaaggtggccaatgcatctgcaaactcattccgaatccttggaacatgtttgaactttatctttgtgaatctcttgatcagctcttgtacacaatgcaagtatggcaatattttggtgttcttaatagcccattctcctagaacttGGTGCACCAATAgatctgaatctccgattaccaggAACTCTTGaatgttcatgtcaatggccaacctgagtcccaggATGTAGGCCTCATATTTCGCTATATTGTTGGTGCACgggaacctgagttttgcggataccgggtAATGTTGACCGGTCTATGACACTAAGACATCTctgatacccactcctttgaagtttgttgcTTCGTCGAAGAACATCCTACAACCATTGTATGCCTCGGTAATACCTTGTCCTACAAAAGATACCTCCccgtcgggaaaatacgtttttaaCGGTTCCTATTCTCCGTCTACGAAATTTTCTGACTAGTGATCCgacaatgcttgccctttgactatcttctgagttacatagacgatgtcgaactcactcagcaatatctgccactttgctaacttacccgtaggcatgtgTTTTtaaaagatgtattttagtggatccattCTTGaaatgagatatgtagtgtacgcatagaaataatgtctcaatttctgggctatccatgtcaaagcgcagcaggtgcgttccaaca of Nicotiana tomentosiformis chromosome 7, ASM39032v3, whole genome shotgun sequence contains these proteins:
- the LOC138895431 gene encoding uncharacterized protein, which produces MMWGTEEDEVLAGMRKLFLDKEDVDCSAIVEEEEEDLTIQTMEEGAVLKNLTVAPSRARRVPGIIITDPDKPTTVTCNETAQHKDSDSKDLEDDVIPDEFVKEVENFENKLKSNLEETKAVNLGDSKTVKETRISIHVSPSEKEEYIRQEFDGNPWFHDIKEYMEKGKHLENDTHTQKRTLRRLANNFFQSGGIMYRRTPDLGLLQCVDAKEAFRLLEEIHAGTYIPYMNGFVLAKKILKAGIHAANEWSRRSRQQEHQEYIEENDRQLQTMAQEATIYFAWVSNHSSYINWATPYLLVYGTEVVIPAKVEIPSLRIIKEAELKDIEWVRNWYEKLALIDGKRMNTMCHGRFYQNRMARAFNKKVRSRQFTPGQLVLKQIFPHQDEAKGKFSPNCKALTWFIEY